A single genomic interval of Cucumis sativus cultivar 9930 chromosome 7, Cucumber_9930_V3, whole genome shotgun sequence harbors:
- the LOC101215703 gene encoding transcription factor VIP1: MGDTEDARTDNLRNLQCSFGTSSSSALKHHFSMDQLKISQMTCSQGRPQHFQSNFLGDNNRRIGIPPCPNSPQVPPISPYSQIPVSRPMNQHSYNSVPTHSRSLSQPSFFSLDSLPPLSPSPFRDSPSTSNSDQVSADTSMEDRDASSHSLLPPSPYTRANSSKMSDALPPRKAHRRSNSDIPFGLSSMIQSPPVLPFSGSGGLERSTSSKENAGIFKQASQFVKREPSLEKSIDNHMEGMGEKKSEGDTVDDLFSAYMNLDNIDLFNSSVTNDKNGHENREDLDSRGSGTKTGGESSDNEAESSVNESGDNSQMPGLNSSAEKREGIKRTAGGDIAPNNRHYRSISMDSFMGKLQFGDESPKMPPTPPGIRPGQLSSNNLVDGNSTPFSLEFGNGEFSGAELKKIMANDKLAEIALTDPKRAKRILANRQSAARSKERKMRYISELEHKVQTLQTEATTLSAQLTLLQRDSVGLTNQNNELKFRLQAMEQQAQLRDALNEALTAEVQRLKLATTDINAQSHPSNGVMAQSSMNHHGLQLQQHQQQQHMQQNGSAATKPESNQ; encoded by the exons ATGGGTGATACTGAAGATGCTCGTACTGATAACTTGCGAAATCTTCAATGTTCGTTTGGAACATCTTCATCTTCTGCTTTAAAGCATCATTTCTCTATGGATCAActtaaaatttctcaaatgaCCTGCTCTCAAGGCCGTCCACAGCATTTCCAGTCGAATTTTCTTGGGGATAATAATAGACGAATTGGGATACCTCCTTGTCCTAACTCGCCGCAGGTCCCACCAATCTCACCGTATTCTCAGATCCCGGTATCTCGTCCGATGAACCAACATAGTTATAATTCAGTTCCTACTCATTCTCGATCGTTATCTCagccttcttttttctctctcgatTCTTTGCCCCCTTTAAGTCCGTCCCCATTTCGTGATTCCCCATCTACATCGAATTCAGATCAGGTTTCTGCGGATACGTCAATGGAGGATAGGGATGCCAGTTCACATTCTTTGTTGCCTCCTTCACCTTATACGAGGGCCAATTCTTCGAAGATGAGTGATGCTTTACCTCCTCGTAAAGCCCATAGGCGGTCTAACAGTGATATTCCATTTGGATTATCTTCGATGATTCAGTCACCTCCTGTTCTCCCTTTTAGTGGCTCAGGTGGATTGGAGCGATCAACAAGTAGCAAAGAGAATGCGGGGATATTTAAGCAAGCCAGCCAGTTTGTTAAAAGAGAACCTAGTTTGGAGAAAAGCATTGATAACCATATGGAAGGAATGGGTGAAAAGAAGTCTGAAGGGGACACTGTGGATGATTTGTTCTCTGCTTATATGAATTTGGATAATATTGATTTGTTCAACTCCTCAGTGACTAACGACAAGAATGGTCATGAGAATCGGGAGGATTTGGATAGTAGAGGCAGTGGTACAAAGACAGGGGGTGAGAGCAGTGATAATGAAGCAGAAAGCAGTGTTAACGAAAGTGGGGATAACTCTCAAATGCCTGGATTGAATTCGTCTGCCGAGAAGAGGGAAGGGATTAAACGGACTGCTGGGGGAGATATTGCTCCAAATAACAGACATTACCGGAGTATCTCTATGGATAGCTTCATGGGCAAGTTGCAGTTTGGTGATGAGTCACCCAAAATGCCTCCTACACCACCCGGCATTCGTCCCGGGCAACTTTCTTCAAACAACCTAGTTGACGGTAATTCAACTCCATTCAGCTTGGAGTTTGGTAATGGTGAGTTCAGTGGGGCTGAACTGAAGAAAATTATGGCAAATGACAAACTAGCTGAGATTGCACTAACTGATCCCAAACGTGCAAAGAG GATCTTGGCAAACCGTCAGTCTGCTGCTCGATCAAAAGAACGAAAAATGCGCTATATATCTGAGTTGGAACACAAGGTTCAGACGCTTCAGACAGAAGCTACCACGCTGTCTGCCCAACTCACACTTCTGCAG CGAGACTCAGTCGGACTTACAAACCAGAATAACGAGCTGAAGTTCCGTCTCCAAGCCATGGAACAGCAAGCACAACTACGGGATG CTCTAAACGAAGCGTTAACTGCTGAGGTTCAGAGATTGAAACTTGCTACAACCGATATAAACGCACAATCTCATCCCTCAAATGGGGTAATGGCTCAATCTTCTATGAACCACCATGGACTCCAGCTTCAGCAGCACCAACAACAGCAACATATGCAGCAGAATGGAAGTGCAGCCACAAAACCAGAATCCAAccaataa